The genomic region AGACATGGAAAAATGCACACTTAATAAAAAATGATTAAAAGGGTGAGTATAATTAGAAGTAAAAGGACGAGTATAATAAATAAAAAGTATAGTAAGATAATTATTGCTTTAGTCGTAGTTTTGATTTTAGGTGTAGGTGTGACGGCGTGGGCTTATAATTATTATTTTACATTGCCTCCTGAGCCAGATCCAGAGAAAGATTTAGTTAATAAGGAAGAAATAGAAAAGTCAGAAATCGCAAAAGAGCTAGGTGAATACACTATTTTAGTACTAGGCCTTGATAAAACCATGGGACATACTAATCGTACAGATACCATTATCCTAGCCACCATAGATGCAGAAAACCGAAAGGCTAAAATGCTATCCATACCCCGCGATACGAGGGTAAAGGTAAAAGGGCATTATGAAAAGATTAACTCTGCCTATGTATATGGAGGAGTTGATTTAACAAAAGAAGCATTAAGAGATTTTCTCGGCATAGAAATTGACCGGTATTTAATTGTAAACTTCCAAAGCGTCATCGATGTCGTTGATGCTATAGATGGCATCGAAGTAGACGTTCCTGTGAGGATGTATAAACCATTAGAAGATATTGACCTAAAACCAGGTGAGCAAAAGTTAGATGGTAGAGGCGCTCTTGCTTA from Desulfonispora thiosulfatigenes DSM 11270 harbors:
- a CDS encoding LCP family protein → MSIIRSKRTSIINKKYSKIIIALVVVLILGVGVTAWAYNYYFTLPPEPDPEKDLVNKEEIEKSEIAKELGEYTILVLGLDKTMGHTNRTDTIILATIDAENRKAKMLSIPRDTRVKVKGHYEKINSAYVYGGVDLTKEALRDFLGIEIDRYLIVNFQSVIDVVDAIDGIEVDVPVRMYKPLEDIDLKPGEQKLDGRGALAYSRFRDTSEGDIGRVKRQHEVIKLVGEKVTSVQGIKKIPSLIDILMKNVETDIPKKEIGALAKLFPDIMENEISSLVLPGESKKVDGLWYYIPDENKISGK